Proteins from a single region of Aerococcus viridans:
- the pepF gene encoding oligoendopeptidase F, protein MAKIFEAKPRNEVDSAFQWDLTSIFPDDQAFENALSGFPAKADDFQDYKGTLDQGADQVVTVLEALLAVSRELESLYVYAHLKHDQDTGDNKYLTYNSQAGALLAQVSEKISWFEPEVLAVSEDVQKTLEDHSEYGHFFRELFAKKAHVLSPSEEALLAGASEIFGVSSTTFSLLNNADLKFGKVKDEEGNDVTLSHGSYGVLLESADRSVRENAFKQLYATYEGVKNTNASLMSGNIKGHNYTAKIRHYDSARQKALDNNNIPESVYDTLIDTVRKNTNLLHEYVALRKDMLGLDDLQMWDMYTPLTGDAPVKFTYEEAKEITFKALAPLGDQYLKDLAKAFDEKWIDVYENDGKRSGAYSSGAYDTNPYILLNWQDSLNDLYTLVHELGHSMHSYYTRSNQPYVYGDYSIFVAEIASTTNENLLTSYLLDTIEDKDAQIYILNHYLDGVKGTIFRQTQFAEFEKFMHESDANGQPLTADFLSENYFELNKAYYGPSIGEDKTIALEWSRIPHFYMNYYVYQYATGFSAANTLAKRLVEGEDGAVDKYLTYLKSGSSDFPINVMQKAGIDMTNATYIEETFAQFEQRLAELKGLLNK, encoded by the coding sequence ATGGCAAAAATTTTTGAAGCAAAACCTAGAAATGAAGTAGACAGTGCTTTTCAATGGGACTTGACCAGTATCTTCCCAGATGATCAAGCTTTTGAAAATGCCTTAAGTGGATTCCCAGCAAAAGCGGATGATTTTCAAGACTATAAAGGCACTTTAGACCAAGGTGCTGACCAAGTGGTAACCGTATTAGAGGCCTTATTAGCGGTGAGCCGTGAATTGGAATCCCTATATGTTTATGCACATTTAAAACATGACCAAGATACAGGAGACAACAAGTACCTAACTTACAACAGTCAAGCAGGTGCTTTACTTGCTCAAGTTAGTGAAAAGATCTCTTGGTTTGAGCCAGAAGTATTAGCAGTATCTGAAGATGTACAAAAAACATTGGAAGACCACTCTGAATATGGTCACTTCTTCCGTGAGTTATTTGCGAAGAAAGCGCATGTCTTATCACCAAGTGAAGAGGCTCTACTTGCTGGTGCTAGCGAAATCTTTGGTGTCTCTTCAACAACTTTCTCGCTTTTAAACAATGCCGACTTAAAATTCGGTAAAGTTAAAGATGAAGAGGGCAATGATGTTACCCTTTCTCACGGTTCATACGGTGTCCTACTAGAAAGTGCAGACCGTTCTGTTCGAGAAAATGCCTTTAAACAACTTTATGCAACTTATGAAGGGGTTAAAAATACCAACGCCTCATTGATGTCAGGTAATATTAAAGGACATAACTATACGGCTAAAATTCGTCACTACGATTCAGCACGCCAAAAAGCTTTAGACAATAACAATATTCCAGAAAGTGTTTATGACACATTAATAGATACAGTAAGAAAGAATACAAATCTATTACATGAATATGTTGCCTTAAGAAAAGATATGCTAGGTCTTGATGACTTACAAATGTGGGATATGTATACACCATTAACAGGTGATGCACCGGTGAAATTTACTTACGAAGAAGCTAAAGAGATTACATTTAAAGCTTTAGCGCCTTTAGGTGATCAATACTTGAAAGACTTGGCCAAAGCCTTTGACGAGAAATGGATCGATGTTTACGAAAATGACGGTAAGCGTTCAGGAGCATACTCATCAGGTGCATATGATACTAACCCATATATCTTACTAAACTGGCAAGATTCATTGAATGACTTGTATACATTAGTTCATGAGTTAGGTCACTCGATGCACTCTTATTACACTAGAAGTAACCAACCATACGTATATGGTGACTACTCAATTTTCGTAGCAGAAATTGCCTCTACGACAAATGAAAACTTATTAACTTCATATTTACTGGATACGATTGAAGATAAGGATGCACAAATCTATATCTTGAACCATTATCTTGATGGGGTAAAAGGGACAATCTTCCGTCAAACTCAGTTTGCTGAATTTGAAAAATTCATGCATGAATCGGATGCAAACGGGCAACCTTTAACAGCAGACTTCCTAAGTGAAAACTACTTCGAATTAAACAAGGCCTACTATGGTCCGTCAATCGGAGAGGATAAAACAATCGCTTTAGAATGGTCTCGTATCCCACACTTCTACATGAACTACTATGTCTACCAATATGCAACAGGATTCTCTGCTGCCAACACATTAGCTAAACGTTTAGTAGAGGGTGAAGATGGTGCCGTTGACAAGTACTTAACTTACTTGAAATCAGGTTCATCTGATTTCCCAATTAATGTTATGCAAAAAGCGGGTATCGATATGACCAATGCTACTTATATAGAAGAAACCTTTGCCCAATTCGAACAAAGATTAGCTGAATTAAAAGGCTTATTAAACAAATAA
- a CDS encoding CYTH domain-containing protein: MAKNLEIEYKNILSQAEYEELFNHYNFAKTAPLTQENIYFDTADGELRKRHIGLRVRITDTYVHLTMKQPVKDHQKLETTEKLTLIDGESIKESGKLSQGGEVADFLATIDIALDDLIIIGRFKTVRHQQVVEGQDMVLDHCFFQEYEDYELEVETNNPETGIIFYQNLLQKFQIPQRPIKQKIVRMNQSKADYLG; this comes from the coding sequence ATGGCCAAAAACTTAGAAATAGAATATAAAAATATTTTAAGTCAAGCAGAGTACGAGGAATTGTTTAACCACTATAATTTCGCGAAAACTGCCCCCTTAACCCAAGAGAATATCTATTTTGATACTGCCGATGGTGAATTGCGCAAACGACATATAGGTTTACGTGTGCGTATAACGGACACTTATGTCCATTTAACAATGAAACAACCTGTTAAAGACCATCAGAAATTGGAAACAACTGAAAAATTGACCCTTATCGATGGGGAATCTATTAAAGAATCTGGAAAATTAAGCCAAGGCGGTGAGGTTGCTGATTTCTTAGCAACAATTGATATTGCACTTGATGACTTAATCATCATCGGGCGATTTAAAACTGTAAGACACCAACAAGTGGTTGAAGGACAAGATATGGTGCTGGACCACTGTTTCTTCCAAGAATATGAGGATTACGAACTTGAAGTTGAAACAAATAATCCAGAAACTGGTATCATTTTTTATCAAAATTTATTGCAAAAATTTCAAATTCCACAACGGCCAATTAAACAAAAAATTGTGCGTATGAATCAATCAAAAGCCGATTATTTAGGCTAA
- a CDS encoding adaptor protein MecA, with translation MEMEYINENTIRVFIDTDDLIERGISFMDIMSNQNEVEHFFMSILEEVDVSQKFQHTEAITFQVMPKRNGIDLYISKGFGDDNEEDSAFQQLMETIGELEDEDKEKANERQNVLDDHATQEADKKKKAASAETEDPRVPREITLVFRIFEDFLAFARDFKDEFAQVDLYVYNESYFALIKFEANELTDDEIEDLISFAQEYAELSALNAGLIRERGTEIARGNASVQIRRAFG, from the coding sequence ATGGAAATGGAGTATATTAACGAAAATACTATCCGCGTGTTTATAGATACTGATGATTTAATTGAGCGAGGCATCTCGTTTATGGATATCATGAGCAATCAAAACGAAGTTGAGCATTTTTTCATGAGTATCCTTGAAGAGGTCGATGTGTCACAGAAATTCCAACACACTGAAGCGATCACTTTCCAAGTAATGCCAAAAAGAAACGGTATCGATTTGTATATCAGTAAAGGTTTTGGCGATGATAATGAAGAAGATAGTGCTTTCCAACAATTAATGGAAACAATCGGCGAGCTTGAAGATGAAGATAAAGAAAAAGCAAACGAACGCCAAAACGTCTTAGATGACCACGCTACACAAGAGGCAGATAAGAAGAAAAAAGCAGCGAGTGCTGAAACAGAGGACCCTCGTGTTCCTAGAGAAATCACTTTAGTCTTCCGGATTTTTGAAGATTTCCTAGCTTTTGCGCGTGACTTTAAGGATGAATTTGCGCAAGTAGACTTATACGTTTATAACGAATCTTACTTTGCTTTGATTAAATTTGAAGCAAACGAATTAACGGATGATGAAATTGAAGATTTAATTTCATTCGCCCAAGAATACGCTGAATTATCCGCATTGAATGCTGGATTAATCCGTGAACGCGGAACTGAAATTGCCAGAGGCAACGCGAGTGTCCAAATTCGCCGCGCATTTGGCTAA
- a CDS encoding RluA family pseudouridine synthase, whose protein sequence is MVFEWQADEALLTRTFLKHRGISRRLLSRIKFHGGQILVNGQEENVRHQLTVGDKVTVILPNEGKQEIIEAIHLPIDILFEDDHYIAVNKPAGYTSIPSQYNPQGSMANILKAYYQRQDYDNQVIHVVTRLDRDTSGVMLFAKHAFAHGLIDQQMQQKGIEKTYLAVSDKKVSDLDHGFIDDPIARSPRSIIERRVHESGQSALTEYWLAEQVGALKVYKVQLHTGRTHQIRVHFAFNGAPLIGDDLYGGQMDHGIQRQALHCRSLKFKHQFTGEMVEIQAPLPEDISACFDL, encoded by the coding sequence ATGGTATTCGAATGGCAAGCAGATGAAGCTTTGTTAACGCGTACCTTTTTGAAACACAGGGGGATTTCTAGGCGACTATTGTCCCGAATCAAGTTTCATGGAGGGCAAATTTTAGTAAACGGACAAGAAGAGAATGTCCGTCACCAATTGACCGTCGGCGATAAAGTGACGGTCATTTTGCCGAATGAGGGGAAGCAAGAAATTATTGAGGCCATTCATCTACCAATTGATATTTTGTTTGAAGATGATCATTATATCGCCGTCAACAAGCCGGCTGGCTACACCTCTATTCCGTCCCAATACAATCCGCAAGGGTCCATGGCTAATATTTTAAAGGCCTATTACCAGCGTCAGGATTATGACAACCAGGTCATCCATGTGGTAACGCGGTTGGACCGGGATACAAGTGGGGTGATGTTATTTGCGAAGCACGCTTTTGCCCATGGCTTAATTGACCAGCAAATGCAGCAAAAAGGTATCGAAAAGACCTATCTCGCTGTTTCGGATAAAAAAGTATCTGACCTTGACCATGGCTTTATTGATGATCCGATTGCTAGAAGTCCGCGGTCAATCATTGAACGACGGGTTCACGAATCAGGTCAATCAGCTTTAACAGAGTATTGGCTAGCTGAACAAGTGGGCGCCTTAAAAGTCTATAAAGTACAGTTGCATACTGGACGCACCCATCAAATCCGGGTGCATTTTGCTTTTAATGGTGCACCACTTATTGGAGACGATTTGTATGGTGGTCAAATGGACCATGGCATTCAAAGACAAGCCTTGCATTGTCGGTCCCTAAAATTTAAACACCAATTTACCGGTGAAATGGTTGAAATCCAGGCACCCTTGCCGGAAGATATTTCTGCTTGCTTTGACCTATAG
- a CDS encoding NAD kinase — protein sequence MRVAVRYSDTDSSKKIRDMIYASCASSGFELDDVNPELAISVGGDGTLLKTFHTYADQLDSVRFVGLHTGHLGFYTDWLESELPEFLAALSNDSGESVSYPLLEVEIEYSDGQVVQHIALNESAIRRYEGTMTCEIFIKEEKFEFFKGDGLCISTPTGSTGLNKSLGGAVVHPRLDTIQMTEIASINNRVYRSLASPLLIAKDEWIVLKPVKEHAMTGVFLSLDHLNIPLNDVEKITYRVAKERVHFARYRHMHFWDRVENSFIGINDYPKRKLTKEEK from the coding sequence ATGAGAGTGGCAGTACGATACAGTGACACTGATAGTTCTAAAAAAATTCGCGATATGATTTATGCATCTTGTGCAAGCTCAGGCTTTGAATTGGATGATGTAAATCCTGAATTAGCTATTTCCGTTGGTGGAGATGGTACCTTGCTAAAAACCTTCCATACTTATGCGGACCAGTTAGACTCTGTTCGTTTTGTTGGTTTACATACGGGGCACTTAGGTTTTTATACAGATTGGTTAGAGAGTGAATTGCCTGAGTTCCTTGCAGCCTTAAGTAATGATTCAGGTGAAAGTGTGTCTTATCCCTTACTAGAAGTCGAAATTGAATACAGTGATGGCCAAGTGGTCCAGCACATTGCTTTGAATGAGTCTGCCATTAGACGATATGAGGGGACAATGACTTGCGAGATATTCATTAAAGAAGAAAAATTTGAATTCTTTAAAGGAGACGGCTTGTGTATTTCAACGCCAACTGGTTCAACAGGGTTAAATAAATCCTTAGGTGGGGCCGTTGTCCACCCGCGTTTAGATACCATTCAAATGACGGAGATTGCCTCAATTAATAACCGAGTATACCGGTCTTTAGCCAGTCCCTTATTAATCGCTAAAGATGAGTGGATCGTCTTAAAACCGGTCAAAGAGCATGCCATGACTGGCGTATTCTTGTCTTTAGACCACTTGAATATTCCATTGAATGATGTTGAAAAAATTACTTACCGTGTAGCCAAGGAACGCGTGCATTTTGCCCGTTACCGACACATGCACTTCTGGGATAGAGTAGAAAACTCATTTATCGGAATCAACGACTATCCAAAGCGCAAGCTCACAAAGGAAGAAAAGTAG
- a CDS encoding competence protein CoiA yields the protein MKFAQREDGSFIYAVDLIDENGNKLPTTEGYLCSQCKGPVYLKKGKDTKAHFAHYAKIIKDHNKVNESDIHFEQKTVIHDQLKKQEIEGFMEYPIENQVRRADIYVPNQSKVSHNTAIELQYAPILAENVYKRNADYQAVDCRVMWLLGYQSAYQSIFALNLKNTSSKTLNAVRPFMRYSYEFGFYLPFWHEGSGKVVLLTLNLYGQGQKQIRMSIERYIHYFNDHFTYEKGDFLTSLLFGKDSPIISLAPEDLDKFIKKVLVSPTANQQKILEIIYQRQVYLQEAPADLYTYQATAIFSKVADWAIILAYLAIYQKNDPEFERAHFAQFANVLFDNQLVIEHPLFTKEIIISWLMWLFANYENS from the coding sequence ATGAAATTTGCACAAAGAGAAGATGGATCATTCATCTATGCAGTAGACCTGATTGACGAGAATGGCAACAAATTGCCGACAACAGAAGGGTATCTTTGTAGTCAATGCAAGGGACCTGTTTACTTGAAAAAGGGAAAAGATACCAAAGCACACTTTGCTCACTATGCTAAGATTATTAAGGACCATAATAAGGTGAATGAATCAGATATTCATTTTGAACAAAAGACCGTTATTCATGACCAGCTGAAAAAACAAGAGATTGAAGGGTTCATGGAATATCCGATTGAAAACCAGGTGAGAAGGGCTGATATCTATGTCCCCAACCAAAGCAAGGTCAGCCATAATACAGCGATAGAGCTACAGTATGCGCCAATCTTAGCAGAAAATGTTTATAAACGAAATGCTGACTACCAAGCAGTAGATTGCCGGGTTATGTGGTTACTTGGTTACCAATCTGCATATCAAAGTATTTTTGCCCTAAATCTAAAAAACACCTCATCTAAAACCTTGAATGCAGTCCGACCTTTTATGCGATATTCTTATGAATTTGGCTTCTATTTACCTTTTTGGCATGAGGGCTCGGGTAAAGTAGTTTTATTGACACTCAACCTATATGGACAAGGGCAAAAGCAAATTCGGATGTCCATTGAACGCTATATCCACTACTTCAATGACCATTTCACCTATGAGAAGGGGGATTTTTTGACCAGTTTATTATTTGGCAAAGACAGTCCCATAATTAGCCTAGCCCCAGAAGATTTAGACAAGTTTATTAAGAAAGTTCTTGTTAGTCCAACAGCTAATCAACAAAAAATTCTAGAAATCATTTACCAACGACAAGTTTACTTACAAGAAGCACCAGCGGATTTATATACCTACCAGGCAACTGCGATTTTTTCAAAAGTGGCTGACTGGGCCATTATACTAGCTTATCTAGCCATTTATCAAAAGAATGACCCGGAATTTGAGCGGGCGCATTTTGCCCAATTCGCCAATGTATTATTCGATAATCAGCTGGTCATTGAACATCCCTTATTTACCAAAGAAATCATTATTTCATGGCTGATGTGGCTGTTTGCTAACTACGAAAATAGCTAG
- the spxA gene encoding transcriptional regulator SpxA, which produces MVKLYISPSCTSCRKARAWLEEHEIPYTERNIFSEPLTEDEIKAILRMTEEGTEEIISTRSKAFQELNVDLDEIPLNDLFELIQNNPGLLRRPIILDDKRLQVGYNEDEIRRFLPRSVRKLELQQALASYEEQEAHAN; this is translated from the coding sequence ATGGTAAAATTATACATATCACCAAGTTGTACTTCATGTCGCAAAGCTCGAGCATGGTTAGAAGAACATGAAATTCCTTACACCGAAAGAAACATCTTTTCAGAACCATTAACAGAAGATGAAATCAAAGCCATCCTACGCATGACAGAGGAAGGTACTGAAGAAATCATTTCAACTCGGTCAAAAGCATTCCAAGAATTAAATGTTGATCTTGATGAAATTCCGTTGAACGATTTATTTGAATTAATCCAAAATAATCCTGGTTTGTTACGACGCCCTATTATTTTAGATGATAAACGTTTACAAGTTGGTTATAACGAAGATGAAATTCGTCGTTTCTTACCAAGAAGCGTTCGTAAACTTGAATTACAACAAGCGTTAGCCTCTTACGAAGAACAAGAAGCACACGCAAATTAA
- a CDS encoding GNAT family N-acetyltransferase, whose translation MSHINMGLALRESVESDMAQLTGMLEDAIALLAMNNIDQWQNGTISNEDLLDAIMHDQGFVWEQRDTTGIAGFCVLDTYDEPYENLAEGEWTVKGPYLSIHRVMVSKHLRGRKVTSQMFLDIKKMGIVNNITSLRIDTHPDNVMMQKTLKRNGFVRTGLLYMPSGSPRYTYEFDLSQF comes from the coding sequence ATGAGTCATATTAATATGGGACTAGCGCTTCGCGAATCAGTTGAGAGCGATATGGCGCAATTAACTGGGATGCTTGAAGATGCGATTGCTTTACTTGCAATGAATAATATAGATCAATGGCAAAACGGTACAATATCCAACGAAGATCTATTAGATGCGATTATGCATGACCAAGGCTTTGTCTGGGAGCAACGCGATACCACAGGAATTGCAGGCTTCTGTGTCTTGGATACTTACGATGAACCATACGAGAACCTTGCTGAAGGCGAATGGACTGTAAAGGGCCCTTATTTGTCGATTCACCGGGTCATGGTTTCCAAACATTTACGTGGTCGTAAAGTCACTTCACAAATGTTTTTAGATATCAAAAAAATGGGGATAGTCAATAACATTACCTCATTACGAATTGATACCCATCCAGACAATGTCATGATGCAGAAAACCTTGAAACGCAACGGTTTTGTTAGAACAGGTTTACTTTATATGCCATCAGGTAGTCCGCGCTACACTTATGAATTTGATTTATCCCAATTTTAG
- the trpS gene encoding tryptophan--tRNA ligase, producing MTKRIFSGVQPSGTPTIGNYVGAMKQFIELQNDFEAYYCVVNQHAITVAQDPEALRKNTRSLAALYIALGIDPEKATIFIQSQVPAHAQAAWIVQCNTALGELERMTQFKDKSAKQTSVSAGLLTYPPLMVADIILYQTDLVPVGDDQKQHLELTRNFVERFNNRYTGKKESPILTMPEFYAPKEGGRIMSLQEPTKKMSKSDENKKSFVSLLDDPKTITKKIKSAMTDSSGEISYDKENKAGVSNLLTIYSSFANRPIDDIVAEYQGAGYGKFKQDLADVVISVLEPMQERHAKLMASSELDDILADGAKKANQVANETLAAMEKAIGFR from the coding sequence ATGACAAAACGTATTTTTTCTGGTGTACAACCAAGTGGAACGCCAACAATCGGTAATTATGTTGGTGCTATGAAGCAATTTATCGAATTACAAAATGACTTTGAAGCGTATTACTGTGTCGTAAACCAACATGCCATTACAGTAGCGCAAGATCCTGAGGCGTTACGTAAAAACACTCGTTCACTAGCTGCCTTATATATTGCTTTAGGGATTGACCCAGAAAAAGCAACGATCTTTATTCAAAGCCAAGTACCGGCCCATGCACAAGCTGCTTGGATTGTTCAATGTAATACGGCCTTAGGTGAACTAGAGCGTATGACACAATTCAAAGATAAATCAGCTAAACAAACATCTGTTTCTGCAGGTCTATTAACTTATCCACCATTAATGGTAGCAGACATTATTTTATACCAAACAGATTTAGTACCTGTCGGGGATGATCAAAAACAACATCTTGAGTTAACAAGAAACTTCGTAGAACGCTTCAACAACCGTTATACCGGTAAGAAAGAAAGCCCAATTCTAACAATGCCTGAATTCTACGCACCTAAAGAGGGTGGCCGTATTATGAGCTTGCAAGAACCGACGAAGAAAATGAGTAAATCAGACGAAAACAAAAAGTCATTCGTTTCGTTATTAGATGATCCAAAAACAATTACGAAGAAAATTAAATCTGCAATGACAGATTCTTCTGGTGAAATTTCTTACGATAAAGAAAACAAAGCCGGCGTATCTAACTTGCTAACGATTTATTCTTCATTCGCCAACCGTCCAATTGATGACATCGTCGCTGAGTACCAAGGTGCTGGTTACGGTAAATTCAAACAAGACTTAGCGGATGTCGTGATTTCTGTCCTTGAACCAATGCAAGAACGTCACGCAAAATTGATGGCTTCATCTGAATTAGATGACATCTTAGCAGATGGTGCTAAGAAAGCCAATCAAGTAGCCAATGAAACTCTGGCCGCTATGGAAAAAGCAATCGGATTTAGATAA
- a CDS encoding DsbA family protein — translation MAQKIIQTNSGKKITPGACKHNHVFEVFLFVNPLGDTCLNCEEEVLNFVQQTDKKVYFRFITTSDMQTFNNYIKALDKPLSLADRNSLYLAHQEVCKGYKAALLQGKKVGREYLMKIQDYFGRQGNPYSHEKMLEIAQSNRLDTDMWLQDLHSDLTQESIIADAKLARQMQISANPTVVVFDNINYKYGFKLEENITFENLEYLTDQMMVPSEEAMDQKPILTCIKK, via the coding sequence ATGGCACAAAAGATTATTCAAACGAATAGCGGTAAAAAAATCACGCCAGGCGCATGTAAGCACAACCATGTGTTTGAAGTTTTTTTATTTGTTAATCCGTTAGGTGATACCTGTTTAAATTGCGAAGAAGAAGTGTTAAATTTTGTACAACAAACGGATAAGAAAGTTTACTTCCGTTTTATCACAACATCAGATATGCAGACCTTTAACAACTACATCAAAGCACTAGATAAACCTTTATCTTTAGCTGACCGTAACAGCTTGTATCTTGCACATCAAGAGGTCTGTAAGGGCTATAAGGCTGCTCTACTACAGGGCAAGAAAGTTGGCCGTGAATACTTGATGAAGATTCAGGACTACTTCGGTCGCCAAGGCAACCCTTACTCACACGAAAAAATGCTAGAAATCGCGCAATCTAACCGTCTTGATACGGACATGTGGTTGCAAGATCTCCATTCAGATCTTACACAAGAAAGCATTATTGCTGATGCTAAGTTGGCTCGCCAAATGCAAATTTCAGCCAACCCTACTGTTGTTGTATTTGATAATATCAATTACAAATATGGCTTTAAACTTGAGGAAAATATCACTTTTGAAAACTTAGAATACCTAACTGATCAAATGATGGTACCCTCTGAAGAAGCTATGGATCAAAAACCAATATTAACTTGTATTAAGAAATAA
- a CDS encoding GTP pyrophosphokinase family protein, which translates to MVEDWHSFLAPYRQAVEELKVKFKGIRTEFEEANLHSPIEFVTGRVKRPDSILRKAEFREVSDLNAHNIETVIEDIGGIRIMCQFVEDIYQIVEILHQREDFDIIVERDYISHKKASGYRSYHIVIAYPIERITGTDSILVEIQVRTLAMNFWATIEHSLNYKYAGDYPLELHQRLERAAEAAFRLDEEMSEIREEIKEAQKYFQTTGSNSRKKTKSPNPVENQIEDKHKRPL; encoded by the coding sequence ATGGTGGAAGATTGGCATAGTTTTCTTGCGCCGTATCGACAGGCTGTCGAGGAGTTAAAAGTTAAATTTAAAGGTATTCGTACGGAGTTTGAAGAAGCAAATCTTCATTCGCCAATCGAATTTGTTACTGGCCGGGTAAAGAGACCTGACAGTATTTTAAGGAAAGCTGAATTTAGAGAAGTATCAGACCTAAACGCACATAATATTGAAACCGTGATTGAAGATATCGGTGGTATTCGCATCATGTGTCAGTTTGTGGAAGATATTTATCAAATCGTTGAAATCCTTCATCAGCGTGAAGATTTTGACATTATTGTTGAACGTGATTATATTAGTCATAAGAAGGCAAGTGGGTATCGTTCATACCATATTGTCATTGCTTATCCGATTGAAAGAATTACGGGGACCGATTCAATTCTTGTTGAAATACAAGTGCGGACTTTAGCGATGAACTTTTGGGCGACGATTGAGCACTCATTGAATTACAAGTATGCGGGCGATTATCCATTAGAATTGCATCAACGGCTTGAAAGAGCAGCTGAAGCAGCCTTTCGTTTAGACGAGGAAATGTCTGAAATTCGTGAAGAAATTAAGGAAGCCCAGAAGTATTTTCAAACGACTGGGTCAAATAGTAGAAAGAAGACAAAATCACCTAATCCAGTAGAAAATCAAATAGAAGACAAACATAAACGCCCGCTATAA
- a CDS encoding lipoate--protein ligase has protein sequence MYYVKNERNGEEIFDPTVNLAIEYFLLNEKKLDEPILLFYINEPSIIIGKNQNTHVEINESYVKEHNVHVVRRFSGGGAVYHDLGNICFCFITNDDGNSFRDFKKFTEPIIESLGKMGVEGAELRGRNDLVIGDQKFSGNAMYSKNGRMTAHGTLMFDVDIDETTKVLKPKAAKLKAKGVKSIRSRVTNIKPHMDATSQNMTLFDFRSALLRNIFDVENLEDIQEYVLTDDDWTWIENFRQQYTNNDDWNYGANPDFEIIRDERTSAGQIEFQFNISKGKINACKIYGDFFGLGEITDVENALIGQEYSRENLIDVFKSINLKNYFGNVTAEELADLASL, from the coding sequence ATGTATTATGTAAAAAATGAACGTAACGGTGAAGAGATTTTTGACCCAACTGTTAACTTGGCGATTGAATATTTTCTATTGAACGAGAAGAAGTTAGATGAACCCATCTTGCTTTTCTATATCAATGAACCTTCGATTATTATTGGTAAGAATCAAAATACCCATGTTGAGATTAATGAGTCTTATGTGAAAGAACACAATGTCCACGTTGTCCGTCGTTTTTCTGGTGGAGGGGCGGTGTACCACGATTTAGGGAACATTTGCTTCTGTTTCATCACTAATGATGACGGCAACTCTTTTAGGGACTTTAAGAAATTCACCGAGCCTATCATTGAATCTCTTGGCAAGATGGGTGTTGAAGGCGCTGAACTTAGAGGTCGTAATGACCTTGTGATCGGTGACCAAAAATTCTCTGGTAATGCCATGTATTCTAAAAATGGCCGTATGACAGCACATGGCACTTTGATGTTTGATGTTGATATTGACGAAACAACGAAAGTATTGAAACCTAAAGCGGCTAAATTAAAGGCAAAAGGGGTTAAATCAATCCGTTCTCGCGTAACCAATATCAAACCACATATGGATGCTACCTCTCAAAATATGACCCTATTCGACTTTAGATCAGCTTTATTACGTAATATATTCGATGTTGAAAATCTTGAAGACATTCAAGAATATGTCTTAACTGACGATGACTGGACATGGATTGAAAACTTCCGTCAACAATATACCAATAATGATGACTGGAACTATGGAGCAAACCCGGACTTTGAAATCATCAGAGATGAAAGAACGTCTGCTGGCCAAATCGAATTCCAATTTAATATTTCAAAAGGTAAAATTAATGCATGTAAAATCTACGGTGACTTCTTTGGTTTAGGGGAAATTACTGACGTTGAAAATGCTTTGATTGGTCAAGAATATAGCCGTGAAAATTTAATCGATGTTTTTAAAAGCATTAACCTTAAAAACTACTTTGGTAACGTCACAGCTGAAGAATTAGCTGACCTAGCTTCATTATAA